A window of Massilia sp. NR 4-1 genomic DNA:
GCGGTACAGGCGCACGCGCTGGTTGGCGGTGAATTGCGGGCGCGCCCAGTGGCGCATCAGTTCAGCGCGCATCGCAGCCCTCCTCCACCACATGCAGATGGCGGCGCGCCAGCGCGGCGCCAGCGTTCAGATGACCCAGAACCTGCTCCGCCATGCGCGGATCGACCAGTCCTGCCGAGACCTTTTCGATCGCATGTTCGAGCATGGTGCGGCCGCCCAGGTTGCGCAGCCAGTAGTTCTGCGCTGCCGATTTCTCGCCGCGCCGGATATAGCTGAAGAACTGCTCGTCGGGCATGATGACTTCGGCCACCACGGTGCGGCCAATGGTGCCGTGGCCGTTGCAATCCTCACAGCCCAGCCCCGTCACGAAGACGCGGCGCAGGTCCGCCACCACTTCACGCAGGCGTCCCATCACGGCGGGCGGCAGTGGTGCCGACGCTTCCGCCAGCGGTACCTTGCAGTGCGGGCACAGCGCCTTGACCAGGCGCTGGCTGATCAGGCCCGTCACCACCGTGTGATCCGTAACCTGACCCGGCGACAGGCCAAGGTCAAGCAGGCGGTCGGCGATGGCCAGCGCGCTGTTGGCGTGCACGGTGGTCCAGACCTGGTGGCCCGTCATCGCGGCGCGCACCGCGTTCTGCGCGGAAGCGCGGTCGCGCACCTCACCCACCATGATGGTGTCCGGATCGAGGCGCATGGCGTTGGCAATGGCAGCAGCGAACATGCGCGAACGCTCATCTTCCGAACCGGCATTCGTGACCGCCGTCTGCACCGCGCCATCGATCGGATATTCGACCGGATCTTCGATGGTGAGCACATGGCGCCGGCCTTCGGCTTCGGCGATCTGGCCCGACAGCACGCGCTGCAGGGTGGTCGATTTGCCCGAGCCGGTGGGCCCGCCGATGATGTTCATGCCGATCGGCTGCTCCTTCATCTGTTGCAGCATCTCGGCCTGCGCCTCGCTGAAGCCGAGCGGACACAGTTCGCTGTCGCCCGCCTCAACGTACAGCAGGCGTAACACCATCAGCGTGCCTTCGCTGGTCGGCACGGTGGCGATGCGCACGCCGTGCAGCTCGGGCGGCAGCTTGTCGCGGTCAGCGATGCTGGCGTCCTGGCGCTCGGTCGGCTTATACGAACTGTCGGAGACCGAGGCCATGGCGCCGTACAGGGTTGCCAGCAGACGCTCGCCGTATTCGCGCGTCTGACCGCCGACCGGCGTCAGGTCGCCGCGCACACGGAACAGGATTTCCGTGGCGCGCTGGCGCACGCGGATGTGGATGTCGGAAGCGCGCGCCGTGCAGGCCCGGCTCAGCAAGTCCTTGGCCGTGACCTGCATCATCGAATGCTCCTGGCGGCGCTCGGCCAGCGCGCCGCCGCTGGCGTACAGCTGGCGCAGCTCGTCGATCTTGGCGTGTTCGACGCGGAAGGGCTTTTGCATGCGCTGCAGGCGCGCCTGGTAGGACAACACGTGGACATTCATATCCTGGCCCGCAGCCACCAGCAGGCGGCCATCGGACAGCAGGCAAAGCAGCTTGCGTTCCTCGGCGCTCGTCTCGAACTGCCCGGAATGGCTCAGCACCGTCGTGACCTGCGGCGATGCATCCGCAGGCGAGGCGGCCGACGCCAGGGCAGGCAAGGCCAGGCGCAGCTTCATCGCGCGCCTCCACGCGCCGCAGGTGCAGGCATGGCCAGCCCCGGAGAAGGCGTGGCCGGGTTGAAGGTGTTGACCTTTTGCGTATAGCCCGACAAACGGATACGTTTGCGGCTCGCCGTTTGCACCATCACTTCATTGCTTTTGATCGAGAGGACGCGCATGCCGCCAGACAGCGTGCTGCCGTTCTGCACTTCGACCATGCTGCCATCGGCCATTTCCAGAGTGGCGAACATATTTTCGCCCACGCCTTCCACTGCCCGCACCACGGGATCGCCCACCACTGCCGTCTGCGTAATCATCGCGCCCACGGTCTGCTTGGCGGCGATTTCATTCTGCTTGCTGATGATGGCGGACTGCACGTCCAGCTGTTTTTCACGGGCACGCAGCAGCAAGGTTTCCGCCTCGATGCGGGTCAGGCTGGCGGCCGTGGTTTCGGCGTGCAGAGTGCCAGCCGGCAGCAGCGCGCCAGCGCCCATGACCAGGGCAAGCATGGCACTGTAGATTTTTTCGGATTTATTTTGCATAGATGACTCCTTCAAGTAACCACGCCATACCGCGATAACTGATTTTTTCGATGCGCACGCCTGGCCGCTGCAGCACGGCGGCCAGCTGTTGGGGAGCGACGCCCTGGGCGTCGAGCTGGAAGCCATAGGCTTGCCACATCGGCGCGCCGCCCTGCGGGGAAACCACCGCTGCAGGGCGCTTGTTCAGACGTAGCTGCAAGCCCAGACCCTGCATCTGCGCCAGCAGAGGTTCGACCACTTGCCGCTCCACCAGCAGATCTTCGCCCTCTGCCGGCGCGGATACCGTCAGCGCCCCGCTCCATTTCGCCTTCTCGCCGCTGGCGTCGATCACCGCCTCCGGCACTTCTTCACGCAGGGTGGCCACCGTTGCAGCGCTGCGCGACCATGCATAGCTGAATTGGCCGCCCTGGCATACATACTCGTCCAGACGCCAGCCACCGGGCGTCAGATGTTCCAGGCGGCCGGCGCAGGCTTGCACAGCCACTGCCGGTATCGCCTGGCCTGCCCATGGCTTTTGCAAGACGGCCTGCGCTTCCTCGCGCTGCGCCTGCAACGCCAGTTCGGCCACCCGGCGCTGCGCCTGCCAGTGCTGCCATGCCAGCACACCGCCACCGGCGCCGACGCACAGCGCCACCCCGGCGGCAAGGCGCCAGATCTGGGCGCGCTGCGGCGCGATCTGGCGCAGCCGCCACCAGCGGTGGACGCGCAAGCCGCCGTCTTTGCGCTGCGGCAGCAGGCTTTCGATGCGGCGCGCATTGAAGTTGTGGAAGCCCTGGCCAGCCAGGCTTTCGTCGCCGATGACCACGTTCCAGCCGCCCAGCGCATAGTCGCCGTACAGTCGGTCCAGCACTTCTTCACGGCTGCCGGCGAAGTCGCCATTCGGCAGGAAGTTGGCGTCGCGCACGGCGAAGTAAGCCCATTGCCCGTCCGGCAGCGCCAACGCCGCCAGCCAGTTGTGCACCGGTTGCAGCAGACCGTCGTAGTAAGCGCCTTCCAGCGCAATAGTCTTGGAGACGGCAGCGCCCAGCGAATGCAGCGTGCGGCCGGCGCTCTCGCTGCTTTGCGCATAACCGGCTTGCGCCGTGGACTGGTCGCGCCGCACCACCATCAGGTCGGAACCGATCTTGCGGCCCAGTTCCTTCGCCTCTTTATTCAGCTCGCGAGGGCGCGACAGCGACTGCCAGAACAAGCCGCAGACAAAGCGGGTCTTGTCGATCTGGAGAATATGGAGAGCCATGCGATGCTCCTCAGGCTCCGGCCATGGCCACAGGCGTGATCAGGATCACGATCACTTCCTTGTTGCTCTTGGCCGCCACACCGCCGCCCAGCAGGAAGTTGGAAGCCTGGCCTACGCCCTGGCGGTCCACATTCTCGTCGGTCTGCTCGAAGCCGCCGATCACCAGGGTTTCGCCCGATTTCATCGACACGCGCTGCAGGAAGTTGCGGGTATCGATTTCCGGCGATTCGATGCGGCTGCCATTGGCGCCTTCAATCGGCCGGATGCGGCGCAAGGTGGACATATCGACGGAGAACTGGAGCATGACCGTGCCATTGGTCAGCACATGCGGCAGGATGCTCATATTGAAGCCCGCCGTCACCACGCCCGGAACCAGGGTGGTCGTGCTGCCCACCTGGGCCACGATGGAGGTCTGCGAGCTTTGCAGATAGCTGGTCTGGCGCGCCACCTGTACCGGAACCGGCTGGTTATTCAGCGTGACCACCGAGGCCGTCGTCTGCCGCCGCACCTTACCCTGCTCGGCCAGCGCCTTCATGATCAGCGAGCTGCCGGCAAATTTGGAGTTGCCCACAATACCGGCGGAGAAGGCCGCCGCGGTCTCGCTGGCGCCGGAGAAGGTGTTCACCACCCCGTATTTGTTTTTCAGGTTGTTGTAGACCAGATTCCAGTTGATGCCGTATTCGTCGCCCTGGTCCAGGTTGACCGACAGCACGGTGACATTCATCACGATCTGGCGCGACAAGGATTTATTGGCGGTATCCAGATAAGCGGCAATGCGGTCCAGCGTATCGGGCGTATCGACCACGGTAATCGAACCGGTGGCCGGTGCCGCCAGCACTTTGCCGTAAGGCGAGAGCATGAGTTTGACCGCGTTCTCGATGCCGGCATACACCGACAGCTTGGAGACGACGCCGGTATTCTGGCTATTGCTGGCATTCACCGAGCTGCCGCCCGAACCACCGCCCGCGCCGCCCGAACCCGAACCGCCGGAGCCGCCGCCGACGCCGCCGGTCGAAGCGGAACCGCTGGTCACGGTCGCGGCGAAGGACGCATCACCGGGAACGGCACTGATCTGGAAGGTGCGCGCGTCGGTGTGATAGAACTGGATCACGCCATCGCCATATTTCCACGACACGCCGAAACGGGCCGCGACGGTATCGAGCAAGCCTTTGAAGGAACCATTCGCATACGTGAAGCGGATGCCGCCTTGCAGATCGGGCTGGAAGCTGATGCTGGCATCGCCAGCGGCGCTCTCGCCGGCATTGGCATTGGCGCTGTTTGCGCCGCCTGCACTGCGTGGAGGCGCATCCGTCAGCGGCCCCTCACCCGGCGCTCCGGGCGGCAGCGGCAGCACCGGCAGACCGGAAGATGGGCGGGCTGCCGGCAAGGCAGGCATGCTGCCGCGTCCACGCTTGAACGAACTGGCCGCGATGGTGGCGGCATCGGCATTGACCCGGCTCGGGATGCCCGAGCGCAGCGTCAGACGCTCCGCCAGTTCGGGCAGAGAGTGAATGCTGCGGTCAAAGGTGGCAGCTTGATAGAAGACTGGCGGCAGGGATGGCTGGCCAAGCTTGACCACGTTTTTTCCGAGCCAGATGCCGTCTTCATGCACCACGCGCGGCGAAGCGGGAACGACGGCGCCACGCGCATTGCGGCCCACTTCCTTGACCAGGCCGGAGGTATTCGTATCCGCATCGTCGATATTGGACGATACGCGGTCCGCCAGGCCGGAACAGCCGCTCAGTACCAGCATCGCGCAGGCCAGCAGCGGCAGGCCACGTTTGAGAGAGAGGCGGCGCATCATTGCACACCCCGGCCCATGATGCGCAACACTTTATTCCCTTTGTAGAAAACGGCTTTCATTGGCATCTCCGCGCTATCCAGACTAGTGATGACAGTGCCGACGGCATCCTCGAAGGAGCCCGACACCGTGGTGCGAACCTGCACCGCATAATCGACCGGCAGCTCCCACAGCAGCTGCCACCCCGCCGCCGCCGCCCAGCGCGCCAGCGCCGCGTTCAGCGTCAGATCGGAAGGGGAGATATCCCAGGCGTCCTGCGCGGCGCGGACGGCCGGCACGGGCGCAGCTACCGGCGCAGCCACTGCCGCAGCAGCGGCGCCACGCGCCTTGCCGGCATTAGCGGCACGCTGCGGCGTTTTGGCCGGCGCTACGCGCGGCTTGGTTTTCTCCGCCAGGGATGCTTGCGGCACGGCCGGCTGCGATGCGGCCTGAGGTACGGCAGTGGCCGATGCCGCCGGCTGGCTGGCGGCCGGCGCGGCGGCTGGCTTGGACGCCGGCTTGCCGGTTTCTACCGCGATGGCCAGTGCGCCGCAGCAAAGCGACAGGCCTAGTACCGCGCAGGTGCGCCTTGCGGCGCCATTCAATGTGGTGAGGCTCAAAGCATTCCTCCTGTGGGCCATTACTGGCATATGACATCGACGAAGCATTGCTGCTGCCATGAACACCTGCGCAGCAAGCGTTACATGAGTGGAGAAAATATAGTCGAAAGTGCATTTTGAATTTCTCAACAAGGCTCAACAAAACGGCAGGCTTTTTGAGCTTTACCCAGCAGCTTGCAAAACAGGATTAAATAAGCAGGCCTTTTTTCTCTAAAAATCAAACGCTTAGCTCCCTCAACGGCCACGCCATTTCTCGCTTTCCACCTTGAAATTTTAAGTGTTACTATTCAGTCAACATTTTCACTGTTACGAAAATAGAAGGCGAAGAATGACACCCGACGAACGCAGAGCCCACGCGCAAATCATGTTTGCGCGGCACCCGAAACTGTTTCCAACGGATAGAAGGCCTTTAATTCTGGATGGGGTCGTGTCGCTCGGCATGAGTCCGTATGAAGCCCATTTGGCGGCCGGGGCTTTTGAATACAAAGTTATTCTCGACAAAAGCAGATGGCCTGCGCATACCGATCCCCTCGAAGCCATATGGGCGCAGTCTTTATCCGCCG
This region includes:
- a CDS encoding GspE/PulE family protein, which translates into the protein MKLRLALPALASAASPADASPQVTTVLSHSGQFETSAEERKLLCLLSDGRLLVAAGQDMNVHVLSYQARLQRMQKPFRVEHAKIDELRQLYASGGALAERRQEHSMMQVTAKDLLSRACTARASDIHIRVRQRATEILFRVRGDLTPVGGQTREYGERLLATLYGAMASVSDSSYKPTERQDASIADRDKLPPELHGVRIATVPTSEGTLMVLRLLYVEAGDSELCPLGFSEAQAEMLQQMKEQPIGMNIIGGPTGSGKSTTLQRVLSGQIAEAEGRRHVLTIEDPVEYPIDGAVQTAVTNAGSEDERSRMFAAAIANAMRLDPDTIMVGEVRDRASAQNAVRAAMTGHQVWTTVHANSALAIADRLLDLGLSPGQVTDHTVVTGLISQRLVKALCPHCKVPLAEASAPLPPAVMGRLREVVADLRRVFVTGLGCEDCNGHGTIGRTVVAEVIMPDEQFFSYIRRGEKSAAQNYWLRNLGGRTMLEHAIEKVSAGLVDPRMAEQVLGHLNAGAALARRHLHVVEEGCDAR
- the pilP gene encoding type IV pilus biogenesis protein PilP; the protein is MQNKSEKIYSAMLALVMGAGALLPAGTLHAETTAASLTRIEAETLLLRAREKQLDVQSAIISKQNEIAAKQTVGAMITQTAVVGDPVVRAVEGVGENMFATLEMADGSMVEVQNGSTLSGGMRVLSIKSNEVMVQTASRKRIRLSGYTQKVNTFNPATPSPGLAMPAPAARGGAR
- the pilO2 gene encoding type 4b pilus protein PilO2; its protein translation is MALHILQIDKTRFVCGLFWQSLSRPRELNKEAKELGRKIGSDLMVVRRDQSTAQAGYAQSSESAGRTLHSLGAAVSKTIALEGAYYDGLLQPVHNWLAALALPDGQWAYFAVRDANFLPNGDFAGSREEVLDRLYGDYALGGWNVVIGDESLAGQGFHNFNARRIESLLPQRKDGGLRVHRWWRLRQIAPQRAQIWRLAAGVALCVGAGGGVLAWQHWQAQRRVAELALQAQREEAQAVLQKPWAGQAIPAVAVQACAGRLEHLTPGGWRLDEYVCQGGQFSYAWSRSAATVATLREEVPEAVIDASGEKAKWSGALTVSAPAEGEDLLVERQVVEPLLAQMQGLGLQLRLNKRPAAVVSPQGGAPMWQAYGFQLDAQGVAPQQLAAVLQRPGVRIEKISYRGMAWLLEGVIYAK
- a CDS encoding PilN family type IVB pilus formation outer membrane protein, whose product is MRRLSLKRGLPLLACAMLVLSGCSGLADRVSSNIDDADTNTSGLVKEVGRNARGAVVPASPRVVHEDGIWLGKNVVKLGQPSLPPVFYQAATFDRSIHSLPELAERLTLRSGIPSRVNADAATIAASSFKRGRGSMPALPAARPSSGLPVLPLPPGAPGEGPLTDAPPRSAGGANSANANAGESAAGDASISFQPDLQGGIRFTYANGSFKGLLDTVAARFGVSWKYGDGVIQFYHTDARTFQISAVPGDASFAATVTSGSASTGGVGGGSGGSGSGGAGGGSGGSSVNASNSQNTGVVSKLSVYAGIENAVKLMLSPYGKVLAAPATGSITVVDTPDTLDRIAAYLDTANKSLSRQIVMNVTVLSVNLDQGDEYGINWNLVYNNLKNKYGVVNTFSGASETAAAFSAGIVGNSKFAGSSLIMKALAEQGKVRRQTTASVVTLNNQPVPVQVARQTSYLQSSQTSIVAQVGSTTTLVPGVVTAGFNMSILPHVLTNGTVMLQFSVDMSTLRRIRPIEGANGSRIESPEIDTRNFLQRVSMKSGETLVIGGFEQTDENVDRQGVGQASNFLLGGGVAAKSNKEVIVILITPVAMAGA
- a CDS encoding TcpQ domain-containing protein, with translation MSLTTLNGAARRTCAVLGLSLCCGALAIAVETGKPASKPAAAPAASQPAASATAVPQAASQPAVPQASLAEKTKPRVAPAKTPQRAANAGKARGAAAAAVAAPVAAPVPAVRAAQDAWDISPSDLTLNAALARWAAAAGWQLLWELPVDYAVQVRTTVSGSFEDAVGTVITSLDSAEMPMKAVFYKGNKVLRIMGRGVQ